A window of the Candidatus Zixiibacteriota bacterium genome harbors these coding sequences:
- a CDS encoding DUF1858 domain-containing protein, which yields MTEEKKITKDMSFGEVLRKYPQTVKIFFMYGMHCFGCAIAEDETIEQGALAHGVSPDELVEDLNKALTGEVKEENE from the coding sequence ATGACAGAGGAAAAAAAGATCACCAAGGATATGTCATTTGGAGAGGTTTTGAGAAAATATCCACAGACCGTCAAGATTTTCTTTATGTACGGGATGCACTGTTTCGGGTGTGCCATAGCTGAGGATGAGACCATTGAGCAAGGCGCTTTAGCTCATGGTGTGTCCCCGGATGAATTAGTAGAGGATTTAAACAAAGCTTTGACAGGTGAAGTAAAAGAAGAAAATGAGTAA
- the nadA gene encoding quinolinate synthase NadA yields the protein MSNGQKLVEDILKLKKERKAIILAHNYQSPEVQDIADFSGDSLGLSQEASKTEAEIIIFCGVHFMAETAAILCPDKTVLMPDLNAGCPMANMITLRQLRELKKKHLQATVVTYVNSKAEIKAESDYCCTSSNAIKVVQSIPADEEIIFIPDKYLGSYVASQTKRELVLWQGYCPTHRRILPEDILKKKALYPKAEVLVHPECIPKVIAMADKVLSTTGICKYAKESNSEEFIIGTEIGILHKLKKENPGKRFYPASELADCPNMKLNNLEKILWSLQDLVYKVEVPEDIARKSKRSIDRMLEIV from the coding sequence ATGAGTAACGGCCAGAAGTTAGTTGAGGATATCCTCAAACTCAAAAAAGAGCGTAAGGCTATTATCTTAGCCCACAATTACCAGTCCCCTGAAGTTCAGGATATAGCAGATTTCTCAGGGGATTCTCTGGGTCTAAGCCAGGAAGCGTCAAAGACAGAGGCTGAGATAATCATATTCTGCGGGGTTCACTTTATGGCTGAGACTGCGGCAATTCTCTGCCCGGATAAGACCGTTTTGATGCCGGATTTGAATGCTGGCTGCCCGATGGCAAATATGATAACCTTAAGACAACTCAGGGAACTGAAGAAAAAACATCTGCAGGCTACGGTGGTCACCTATGTGAATTCCAAAGCTGAGATAAAGGCTGAAAGCGATTACTGCTGCACTTCCTCCAATGCGATTAAGGTCGTCCAGTCGATCCCTGCAGACGAAGAGATTATATTTATTCCGGATAAATATTTAGGCAGTTATGTGGCTTCCCAGACCAAAAGGGAGCTTGTGCTCTGGCAGGGTTACTGCCCAACTCATCGCAGGATATTGCCTGAGGATATTTTGAAAAAGAAAGCCTTATATCCAAAAGCTGAGGTCCTGGTTCATCCGGAGTGCATACCTAAAGTCATAGCCATGGCAGATAAGGTGCTTTCCACCACCGGCATCTGCAAGTATGCTAAAGAGTCCAACTCCGAGGAGTTCATAATCGGAACTGAGATTGGGATTTTGCACAAGTTGAAAAAAGAAAATCCGGGAAAAAGGTTCTATCCTGCATCAGAATTAGCTGATTGCCCGAATATGAAGCTGAATAATCTGGAGAAGATTTTGTGGTCCCTGCAGGATTTAGTATATAAAGTAGAAGTTCCAGAAGATATCGCCCGGAAATCCAAAAGGTCAATTGACCGGATGTTAGAGATTGTTTAG
- a CDS encoding class I SAM-dependent methyltransferase has translation MILKDEKFYDLLSPDFDLMVSWEKRLKNEAPFFLKLFEENKVRKILDLACGTGHHSIFFAKSGYEVTGADLSEKMLQIAGKNSKGVSGVRFVKAGFLDFYPKLKDRFDAVICLGNSLPHLLSQRDLKKTLLNIYNLLNPGGILVLQNRNYDRILKKKIRFMAPNIVEMQDGRVVFFRLLDFLKDKVVFNLVTFRQKEGKWSFQTKSTLLRPILRKEIENLLSGQGFKRQKFYGDYGFSPFKSMTSEDLIVFVRK, from the coding sequence ATGATCCTCAAAGACGAAAAATTCTATGACCTTCTTTCACCTGATTTTGACCTGATGGTCTCCTGGGAGAAAAGATTAAAAAATGAAGCTCCTTTTTTCTTGAAGCTGTTCGAGGAAAACAAGGTCAGAAAAATCCTCGATTTGGCCTGTGGGACCGGGCATCACTCGATTTTTTTTGCGAAATCCGGATATGAGGTTACAGGCGCGGATTTGAGCGAAAAGATGCTGCAGATTGCCGGGAAAAATTCAAAAGGGGTCTCTGGCGTCAGATTTGTAAAAGCGGGATTTCTGGATTTTTATCCCAAACTTAAAGATAGATTCGATGCGGTGATATGTCTGGGTAATTCGCTTCCTCATCTTCTAAGCCAGAGGGATTTAAAGAAAACCCTGCTGAATATATATAATCTACTTAATCCAGGCGGGATTTTAGTCCTGCAGAACAGGAACTATGATAGAATTCTGAAAAAAAAGATAAGATTTATGGCTCCAAATATCGTCGAGATGCAAGATGGAAGGGTGGTTTTCTTCAGACTGCTTGATTTTCTAAAAGACAAGGTGGTATTCAATCTGGTAACTTTCAGACAAAAGGAAGGGAAGTGGAGTTTTCAAACAAAATCGACCCTTTTGCGTCCAATATTGAGAAAAGAGATAGAAAACCTTCTAAGCGGGCAGGGTTTCAAGCGACAAAAATTCTACGGAGATTACGGTTTTTCACCTTTTAAGAGCATGACTTCAGAAGACCTTATAGTTTTTGTCAGAAAATAG